The nucleotide sequence aagatttgatggtacatggctccgtccatcgtccctttgatgcggtgcagttgtcctgtccccttggcagaaaaacacccccaaagcataatatttccacctccatgtttgacggtggggatggtcttcttggagtcataggcagcatttctcctcctccaaacacggcgagttgagttgatgccaaagagctggattttggtctcatctgaccacaacactgGGGACCTTGCAGgcactactggatttcagtctttcacggcgtagtgtgttaccaattgtttttttggtgactacggtcccagctgccttgagatcattgacaagtTCCTCCCgagtaattctgggctgattcctcactgttctcattatcattgaaactccacaaggtgagatcttgcatggagctcCAGACCGAGGGAGATTGGCagttattttatgtttcttccatttgggaataatcgcaccaactgttgtcaccttctcaccaagctgcttggtgatggtcttggagctcattccagccttgtgtaggtctacaatcttgtccctgacatccttggaaagctctttggtcttggccatgatggagagtttggaatctggattgattgattgcttctgtggacaggtgtcttttatacaggtaacaagctgagaGGGCTCCCAAtgtcagctcgttacctgtataaaataCACCTCAGAGCCAGAAATCTtgctgattgataggggatcaaatacttatttcattcatgaaaatgcaaattaatttataacttttttgaaaagcatttttctggattttcttgttattgttctgtctctcactgttcaaatacacctacccttgaaattatagactgatcatttctttgttaaTGGGCAAACTTCAGCAGGggttcaaataattttttccctaaCTGTATGTAGCTACGTGTTCACATGaactacatatataaaatattaatgaacaaTCCTGTAAAGGTGTAGGATTCAGGTTTTTAACATTAATGGAGACTGAATGACCACAACATAGCTTCTTTAATTACAGTATTTAACACTTAACATGCAAAATGTAAGTTAGCTACAGTCTAGGCCTAATTACTAAGCCACTGTAAAATGTCACTTGAGACTAAAAGTCCATCTGCTTCTGGGCTGCTTTTGTGTTCCCTTCCTTCTGTTTCTATAAATCCACACCTGGTTCCTGTGGGTAACGTTGGATAACAGCATTGCGTATTTGCTTACCAGtgaatttattttctaattagGATTAGCTAAATAGCTGTGCCCAAGAATCTCCTAGTTATCTAGTAACACTCGTGGACTCGGATGCAGTTGCAGGTAAAATTCACTTTAATGAAAAACTCAAAATCAGCATGCAGGATCAAAAATGTGAGACGGGCTATGGTCAGGTGTTTGACAAACAACAcaggcaaggcaaggcaaggcaaaGTCAGCAATGTGAGAACAGAAACTAGGGACGAattcaaaacaacaacaacaaaagcctTGGTAATGTTTtacaacaaaatgaaatgaaattaatgaaAAGATTCAATTGAAAGAAAGTCATTCTGAAcagtttgtgggtgtgtgtttgattgaacAGAAGCAGCTGGGTAACTGAGAGCAGAGGAGTGTATGGGGAGTGTAATCCATAGAGACCTgtggatggtggtggtgtgacaCTAGTATTTCTTCACTGAATAGCCTGGCAAGCCTACTTACCCtctgagtgtatttgtgtatatctCAAAAATGCCTGAGGTTTTTAGTTTGCAGAAGCACAGTGCTGTAGGTAATGACAAAATTCCAACACATAATCAAGGGGGAtgtagtagctcagtggttaaggtgttggcctactgattggaaggttgtgagtttgaacctCAGTTCTACTGAGCAAGTTGTAGGAAATATAAgttactctggataaaggtgcatgccaaatattaaaaatgcaatGGAGATCCTGTTACCTAGACTAGCAAGAAATCTAAGATAAGGTTGTTTTTGCAGAGctattttctattatttctatATTCAATTCTATTTCAATTTCTAGCTAGTAACTAGAAAACCGAGATATGGTTGATTCTGCAAAGCTATTTTCAACTCACTTTGCACTTTGAGTCCAAACAGAATCAATCAGAATAGCTATCTATAGAACTCTTCATGCTAGTTATTGTCACTTTAGTGAACAACAGTGAGAACTGTctgtaaaaataatttcataatgtgaaattacatatattttgcacatatatacatagacacacaactTGGAACTATGTGCCAAATGATTAATAGGAAGCTAGCTTACTTAAGCAGCTAGCATGCTTTTGTTCACCTGCAATTTATCtctcctgtttttttgttttttttcccgatAATTTTCTAGAAAAGGGAGGAGGCGAGTCTCTCCTCAAGTCAAATTAGCACATCAAATTAATGTACCTCTTTATGGAGTTCAACAGGCTTTAAAAAGTCTCTTCAAGTCTCTCAGGTAACCTCAACTATGTAGAGTCATCCACACTGTTAACAAAGAAATGTATTTCTACTCACATTGGACAAAAACATTCAACTATGAGAActatgtgaatttttttttaaaaaaagcatatatttaagatttactttatttaacattttaattctgtatttttattttgtatttattctaaTTGCTTCTAATAAAGACCATTAATAATGTTTTCCATGTGTTATGTGTTGGTTATACTTCTTAAGTGAGATAAGGTaagtgtaacagtaacagaatAACAGTACACAATTTAGTATTAAACTATTTCTGCTACATTTTGTTAGGGGTTGATCTTGCACAAACTTGTGGAGTCCTTGCCAGCTCGGGTTATGGGACAAAACCAACGTTCCCACCCTGAAACACTGTCCCCAGCCTTTTCATCTTTTCTCATTTTGACCTGAGAATATTTTATAATGCAACATGATAAATGCTGTTCAAGGGACAAGGGAGGAGCTCTCTCTGATATCATCGCTTCCTTCCCTGATATTGCCTCTTGTTGAACAGTACATTCAGAATCCTCAGTGTACACTTTTGTTGAACAGAATAGGATCATGCACAGAACACCTAGTCTGCATAAtcacatttatttctcttttttaataACTGTAGGCACGAAGCACCTGTGTGAAGTCCTGGGTGAATATTAAGTTATCTCACATGGTTGGTTTATGGCGTCTTTAGACAGGGGCCAAAACCCAAATTAGGCTACCAGCTTCTCCAAATATTCAGGTTTGTGCATCATAACATCTCTAGCAGTCCACATGAAAAGAATAAGAGGTTAATAAATCTGTGGATTCTCCACTTCTTTGACCACATACTTTATAATTGTATTCCAAGGCAGAAATTAGACTCTAAGAAAGCATAGAAGACCAAAAGGAGAAACAAACAACTGTCTGACCTTCTCTAAGCCAAACTTTCTAAAGACAGGTTTAGCTTGCTCTGCAAAATCAAGCCAACTTGAGTCAAAACAGTATTATTGGAGATCAATATGCTAAAACCAGAAACTGTCAATCTTGATCTTAATCTCATCAATGCATTAACTAGGCATAGGCATGATAGTGCATGGTAGGGTTTACAGTTGAGTGATATGTAGATTTAGAatcttaaaattaaaattaaaatgttgtaAAGTATTTTTCTTCACCCAAAAACAATAGGATGCAAATGCACTCAACTGTAATTTTGACTGGTTTCTTAAAAGACTTAAATGTTTTAAAGGCCAAAAAACTTTTATGGTCAGCTTTATGCAGCAGGctgtcaaaacaaaaacatgagaaATTAAGGTAGATGTTGAGCACTTCATCAGGATCATAAGGAGATAACTGAGGAGTCTGAAGACATCTTAGTATAAACATATAGTTTCATGACCTAAGGGTTGAATATCTCCGTGGTGACATTTGGCCAGTGTAAAGGCAGAAGAGAAAGTGGGCTATTTTTGAACATATCCATCCCTTTTCCTGGACCAGGTTCCTGTGGGAGGGCCTGGGAAAGTTGCTCTCCCTTTGCTCTCTTACTGTCGACAACAGGAACATCACGGCATCATTAGAAGCTTGGTTTCAGCTAAACAGACATACAGAGCTACAGGATCATCAGAAGAAcaggaaaaacagagagacaggtagggaTCATGGGTCACAGTTCTGACAAATTGgtcaaattaaattatatattggTCATATATGCAGGCTGTAACAACTGGGCTGTTAGAAGTCCGAAAATGGTAATGATATTAAACCAAATAGAATCAGTTTACTGTGGTTTTATAATATACCTGTTATGAAGATtgaacatttaatttaatttaaattaaaaaaataaaaaaatgaataaataaataaataaataataacaacaacaataataataataatattttagtgAGGATGAAGCACTGATCTGTAACAGTATGTAACCGCTTCCAGCTTGCGGCAGTATTTACATGAAAAAAGCAGTCCTTTGGGGCAAAAAGAACAGCACAGATAAGACAGATAAGTTTTGATTTAAAGGATGTTTACACAGATGCAAATCACAGCAAATGCCAAAGTAACAATGTTTTGTCCCCTGGGCCTAGCAAAAGTACGCGAGAAACCCAGAGTGCTATAATGTTAGAAAGGAGAGTGAAGTCAGTAAAGTTGAGATATGGAACAAACAAGATTTCTTGTGTagactaaaataataaataagagtcactgatttatatatttgcttCATTGgtcaaattaaattatatattggtcatacacaatattgccaaaagtattcgctcacccatccaaataatcagaatcaggtgttccaatcacttccatggccacaggtgtataaaatcaagcacctaggcatgcagactgtttttataaacatttgtgaaagaatgggtcgctctcaggagctcagtgaattccagcgtggaactgtgataggatgccacctgtgcaacaaatccagtcgtgaaatttgctcgctcctaaatattccacagtcaactgtcagctgtattataagaacgtggaagtgtttgggaacgacagcaactcagccacgaagtggtaggccacgtaaactgacggagcggggtcagcggatgctgaggcacatagtgcgaagaggtcgccaacttgaCTCGAAGAGtaaatcgctacagacctccaaacttcatgtggccttcagattagctcaagaacagtgcgcagagagcttcatggaatgggtttccatggccgagcagctgcatccaagccatacatcaccaagtgcaatgcaaagcgtcagatgcagtggtgtaaagcacgccgccactggactctagagcagtggagacgcgttctctggagtgaagaatcgcgcttctccatctggcaatctgatggacgagtctgggtttggcggttgccaggagaacggtacttgtctgactgcattgtgccaagtgtaaagtttggtggaggggggattatggtgtggggttgtttttcaggagctgggcttggccccttagttccagtgaaaggaactctgaatgcttcagcataccaagacattttggacaattccatgctcccaactttgtgggaacagtttggagctggccccttcctcttccaacatgactgtacaccagtgcacaaagcaaggtccataaagacatggatgacagagtctggtgtggatgaacttgactggcctgcacagagtcctgacctcaacccgatagaacacctttgggatgaattagagcggagactgagagccaggccttctcgtccaacatcagtgtgtgacctcacaaatgcgcttctggaagaatggtcaaaaattcccatgaacacactcctaaaccttgtggacagccttcccagaagagttgaagctgttatagctgcaaagggtggaccgacgtcatattgaaccctatggattaggaatgggatgtcacttaagttcatatgcgagtcaaggcaggtgagcgaatacttttggcaatatagtgtatatgcaggCTGTAACAACTGGGCTGTTAGAAGTCCTAAAATGGCAATGATATTAAACCAAATAGAATGAGTTTACCGTGGTTTTATAATGTACCTGTTCTGAAGATTGAACatttgatttaataataataataataataataataataataataataataataataataataataataataatgataataaattgtgtatgtctgtgtgtctgcaggtGCAAAGGATGTCCAAAGGTGAGTGGACATTTCTAGAAAAGCGGGTAGATGACAGCCTCGAGTACTCAACTAGTGTGGGACGCGTGTGGCTCAgtgttctttttctcttccgTGTCCTCATCTTATGTACTGCAGCTGAGTCTGCGTGGGATGATGAACAGGAAGATTTTGTCTGCAACACCCAACAGCCCGGCTGTGAGGCTATGTGCTATGACAAGGCTTTTCCTGTCTCTCATTTCCGCTACTTTATTCTGCAGGTCGTCTTTGTTTCCATGCCCACTGTTTTATATTTTGGCTACGTGGCCCTGAAGAAACAcaaggagaaagaagaggagaaagaggaccAGCAtggaagagagaaggaaagaaacggCAAAGAATGTAAGATAGAGATGATGCCAGAAGAGAATAAAGATGGGAAACCACGACCCAAGACAAATAAGCTCACGGGGAAGGTACTGGTTGCATATACTGTCAGCATCATCCTCAAGGTCCTAATTGAGATTGGCTTTATTGTCGGGTTGTGGTTCCTCTATGGATTTGTTATTCAACCCAAGTATGAATGCCAGCGAAGTCCCTGCCCCCACACGGTGGACTGTTTTGTCTCTCGGCCCACTGAAAAGACCATTTTCACTATATATACTCAGGTCATCGCTGCAGTCTCTGTGTTGCTCAATGTTATAGAGCTTTTACACCTTCTTAAGATGCACATTACATGTAACCTGGAGGAGAAGAACCAAAGTCAGCAGCAAGGGATCCCTCGAAGTACAGAGAACACTCCAGAAAAGCCGCAGTCAGCCAAGGTTCGGGCACGAACTTGCCAGGAAAAAGGCAAGCTCTAACTTCCGGCAGAAGAgataagataaaactttattgatcCTACAGTGGGGAAATTCAATTGTTACAGCAGTTCAACAGACAGTTAACGTGCAGGTTTTTAAcctaaagatagaaagaaagagaattaaaaagacagatagtaaaagaaaagaaattatgtaaaaattataaaagaaaatacataaataaaaaagattgcacaatacaaataataataaactaaataacaatacaaatagtaaaagaatgtaagattatataaaattatgaacatataaaaaattataaaatataaaatgataaattataaaACAGCAGCTACACTGAGTCTGTCGTGGATTCGAGTAAAAGAATGCCACACTCATCAGGGGATATGCTTCCAACATACTTAAACTGTGTCACTGACACCACACAAAGATCATCCCAAAAAGGACGTTCGCACCAAACCGCATAAGAGTGCTTCTAAAGAGAAACACTCTAATGATCAACATTACGTATGAGCTTGGACAATCAGTGCAGTCAGTGTTTTGGAAAATCAGAGGGCGGGATGAAATTCCACTTTATGCTCCCAAAGCGATTTTCCAACAGGATTTAAGGATggaaaagagagataaaaagaacACTGACTGTCAAGCattagacagaaagatagaaagcAGGGTTTCTGTGAACGAGAAGAAGTTTGCAAAAATTGATTGATCTGCTCAATCAGGAAATAACAAACTGTGAAATATCATAATTTACAGAAAAGTCCACTGTAGAGTGTTAAGATTTTCACTCAACCTAATGCCTGCTAATGAGCCAAAGTCTGTGttctatatgttcatgtgtatgttcatctgtatgtgtgttctgtatgaagTTACGTGTTCACATGaactacatatataaaatattaatgaacaaTCCTGTAAAGGTGTAGGATTCAGGTTTTTAACATTAATGGAGACTGAATGACCACAACATAGCTTCTTTAATTACAGTATTTAACACTTAACATGCAAAATGTAAGTTAGCTACAGTCTAGGCCTAATTACTAAGCCACTGTAAAATGTCACTTGAGACTAAAAGTCCATCTGCTTCTGGGCTGCTTTTGTGTTCctttccttctgtctctgtttctataAATCCACACCTGGTTCCTGTGGGTAATGTTGGATAACAGCATTGTGTATTTGCTTACCAGtgaatttattttctaattagGATTAGCTAAATAGCAGTGCCCAAGAATCTCCTAGTTATCTAGTAACACTCGTGGACTCGGATGCAGTTGTAGGTAAAATTCACTTTAATGAAAAACTCAAAATCAGCATGCAGGATCAAAAATGTGAGACGGGCTATGGTCAGGTGTTTGACAAACAACAcaggcaaggcaaggcaaggcaaaGTCAGCAATGTGAGAACAGAAACTAGGGACGAattcaaaacaacaacaacaaaagcctTGGTAATGTTTtacaacaaaatgaaatgaaattaatgaaAAGATTCAATTGAAAGAAAGTCATTCTGAACaatttgtgggtgtgtgtttgattgaacAGAAGTAACTGAGAGCAGAGGAGTGTATGGGGAGTGTAATCCATAGAGACCTGTGGATGGTGGTGATGTGACACTAGTATTTCTTCACTGAATAGCCTGGCAAGCCTA is from Hemibagrus wyckioides isolate EC202008001 linkage group LG24, SWU_Hwy_1.0, whole genome shotgun sequence and encodes:
- the LOC131344760 gene encoding gap junction alpha-8 protein-like; amino-acid sequence: MSKGEWTFLEKRVDDSLEYSTSVGRVWLSVLFLFRVLILCTAAESAWDDEQEDFVCNTQQPGCEAMCYDKAFPVSHFRYFILQVVFVSMPTVLYFGYVALKKHKEKEEEKEDQHGREKERNGKECKIEMMPEENKDGKPRPKTNKLTGKVLVAYTVSIILKVLIEIGFIVGLWFLYGFVIQPKYECQRSPCPHTVDCFVSRPTEKTIFTIYTQVIAAVSVLLNVIELLHLLKMHITCNLEEKNQSQQQGIPRSTENTPEKPQSAKVRARTCQEKGKL